One Kitasatospora sp. MAP12-44 DNA segment encodes these proteins:
- a CDS encoding DUF5994 family protein: MTTSFESATAQPPALPARVSLTPAGASPGRLDGAWWPRSHDLVHELPALAAEMDPRWGRIIRVTVNPTHWPVIPREVPVTGHLIQLGWFEQEQDADEVMVCSFVPRRLELLVIPPETEASVAERLMAAAADPANTRTGTALLAAYGAPTAGRPTGRG; encoded by the coding sequence ATGACTACTTCCTTCGAATCCGCGACCGCCCAGCCGCCGGCCCTGCCCGCCCGGGTCTCGCTGACACCCGCCGGCGCCTCCCCCGGGAGACTGGATGGGGCCTGGTGGCCGCGCTCGCACGACCTCGTCCACGAACTCCCGGCGCTCGCAGCGGAGATGGACCCCCGGTGGGGACGGATCATCCGCGTCACCGTGAACCCGACCCACTGGCCGGTCATTCCCCGCGAGGTCCCGGTCACCGGCCACCTCATCCAACTCGGCTGGTTCGAACAGGAGCAGGACGCGGACGAGGTGATGGTCTGCTCCTTCGTCCCACGACGCCTGGAACTGCTGGTGATTCCCCCCGAGACCGAGGCATCCGTCGCCGAGCGCCTGATGGCGGCCGCAGCGGACCCGGCCAACACCCGCACCGGCACCGCCCTGCTGGCAGCCTACGGCGCGCCCACGGCTGGGAGGCCGACTGGTCGGGGGTGA
- a CDS encoding BON domain-containing protein, which translates to MEVTVHDGVVTLAGRVEQKSLIPIVERLCRSVDGVVAVHHTLGYVTDDTDLELGKPLLHGVVGPHTPHQ; encoded by the coding sequence GTGGAGGTCACCGTGCACGACGGTGTCGTCACCCTGGCCGGCCGCGTCGAGCAGAAGAGCCTGATCCCGATCGTCGAACGGCTCTGCCGATCGGTCGACGGCGTCGTCGCCGTCCACCACACCCTGGGCTACGTCACCGACGACACCGACCTCGAGCTCGGAAAGCCCCTCCTCCACGGCGTGGTCGGCCCCCATACACCCCATCAGTGA
- a CDS encoding DUF6069 family protein — MATTPSRTPRPPKTAGWAVRPAAIGIGLLANLAYVLVLTDIAGYDLRTPAVFGQPAQSILISLVIASSVVPPLLGWGLLELLERRAPRRATAIWATLAVLVLVGGLPYNGAGVTPSDQLLLALLHLIIGAAVIPAFVITSLRRS, encoded by the coding sequence ATGGCCACCACACCGTCGAGAACCCCTCGCCCTCCCAAGACCGCCGGCTGGGCGGTCCGACCGGCCGCCATCGGCATCGGTCTCCTCGCGAACCTCGCGTACGTGCTCGTCCTCACCGACATCGCCGGCTACGACCTCAGGACTCCCGCCGTGTTCGGCCAGCCGGCCCAGTCCATCCTGATCAGCCTGGTGATCGCCAGCTCCGTCGTCCCGCCGCTGCTCGGCTGGGGACTCCTGGAACTGCTGGAACGACGAGCCCCACGGCGCGCCACCGCCATCTGGGCGACGCTCGCCGTTCTGGTGCTCGTCGGCGGTCTCCCCTACAACGGGGCCGGCGTCACACCGTCCGACCAGCTCCTGCTGGCTCTGCTGCACCTCATCATCGGTGCGGCGGTGATTCCCGCCTTCGTGATCACGTCACTGCGCCGATCCTGA
- a CDS encoding CocE/NonD family hydrolase: MGHGVRRCPDLRRRSGRPPRAESEWPPRRAEPTALYLSPDPAHAVGSLNDGSLTSTAPNRPAGQPTAYDYPNPEWTVGTTVITDGIPQPTRGILTFTTPPLERDTEVTGKITLVLYAESDQSDTDFHVKLSEQKAVPKLKQTLMRRVAKNVPPPSATVTRGWLKASHLTHPPQPIEPGTVVRYEIEVWPTSYLFPKGSRIRLEIANGDSPVADGLFHHYYGHQLGRDLIHHDADHPSHIILPLIH; encoded by the coding sequence GTGGGTCACGGCGTCCGACGGTGTCCGGATCTGCGTCGACGCTCCGGGCGCCCGCCGCGCGCGGAATCCGAATGGCCACCCCGGCGCGCCGAGCCGACCGCGCTCTACCTGAGCCCCGATCCCGCGCACGCCGTCGGCTCACTCAACGACGGCAGCCTCACCAGCACGGCGCCCAACCGGCCGGCCGGGCAGCCGACCGCCTACGACTACCCCAACCCCGAGTGGACGGTGGGCACCACCGTGATCACCGACGGCATCCCACAGCCCACCCGCGGCATCCTCACCTTCACCACCCCGCCGCTGGAGCGCGACACCGAGGTCACCGGGAAGATCACCCTCGTGCTGTACGCGGAGTCCGACCAGAGCGACACCGACTTCCACGTCAAGCTCTCCGAGCAGAAGGCCGTCCCGAAGCTCAAGCAGACCCTCATGCGCAGGGTCGCCAAGAACGTACCGCCGCCCTCCGCGACGGTCACCCGCGGCTGGCTGAAGGCCTCCCACCTCACCCACCCGCCCCAGCCGATCGAGCCGGGAACCGTCGTCCGCTACGAGATCGAGGTCTGGCCGACCTCCTACCTGTTCCCCAAGGGCAGCCGCATCCGCCTGGAGATCGCCAACGGCGACTCCCCGGTCGCCGACGGCCTGTTCCACCACTACTACGGCCACCAGCTGGGCCGCGACCTCATCCACCACGACGCCGACCACCCTTCCCACATCATCCTGCCCCTCATCCACTGA
- a CDS encoding TetR family transcriptional regulator codes for MTGRGPRGERGEQADKILAAARRSIATRGYAATSLRSVAQDAGVDPGLVHYYFRTKPGLLEAVMEPPEAFGAAVAAAAEQPLHQRGRAFVQANLRLWEDPASAEILRAIILTAAQEPAAMQRLRQLFSQLVLAAVSHSLTDSERSLRASLIATQIVGLVMNRYIWQVGDIATLPADTVTDLLAPTIQHYLADPLPTKLGDSSTLS; via the coding sequence GTGACTGGGCGAGGTCCCCGGGGAGAACGCGGAGAACAGGCGGACAAGATCCTCGCCGCCGCCCGCAGATCCATCGCCACCCGCGGCTACGCCGCGACCTCACTGCGGTCGGTCGCCCAGGACGCCGGCGTCGACCCCGGCCTGGTGCACTACTACTTCCGCACCAAGCCCGGACTGTTGGAAGCAGTCATGGAACCCCCCGAGGCGTTCGGCGCAGCCGTGGCCGCCGCCGCCGAACAGCCCCTGCACCAGCGCGGACGCGCGTTCGTGCAGGCCAACCTCCGCCTGTGGGAGGATCCCGCCTCGGCCGAGATCCTGCGCGCCATCATCCTCACCGCCGCCCAGGAACCCGCCGCCATGCAACGCCTGCGGCAGCTGTTCTCCCAACTCGTCCTGGCCGCCGTTTCGCACAGCCTGACCGACTCCGAGCGCAGCCTGCGCGCCAGCCTCATCGCCACCCAGATCGTCGGCCTGGTCATGAACCGCTACATCTGGCAGGTCGGCGACATCGCCACCCTTCCCGCTGACACCGTCACCGACCTCCTCGCCCCCACCATCCAGCACTACCTCGCCGACCCCCTGCCCACGAAGCTCGGCGACAGCTCGACGCTGAGCTGA
- a CDS encoding universal stress protein, whose protein sequence is MSDDEMAAPRIVVGVDGSDPSKAALWWAVRQAGLIGGVVEAVAVWEYPSAWYGWTPPQAEVFDYEKNAGKTLVETIDRAIGPDRPVEIRTRVVRGHPAAVLLDAARGAHLLVVGNRGHGGFAGALLGSVGQHCVQHASCPVVIVRGPGEGSGD, encoded by the coding sequence ATGAGCGACGACGAGATGGCTGCGCCACGGATCGTGGTCGGGGTCGACGGGTCGGACCCGTCGAAGGCGGCGCTGTGGTGGGCGGTGCGCCAGGCGGGGTTGATCGGCGGCGTGGTCGAGGCGGTCGCTGTCTGGGAGTACCCGTCCGCCTGGTACGGCTGGACGCCTCCGCAGGCGGAAGTGTTCGACTACGAGAAGAACGCGGGCAAGACCCTCGTCGAGACCATCGACCGGGCCATCGGCCCCGATCGGCCGGTGGAGATCCGCACCCGGGTGGTCCGGGGACATCCTGCCGCCGTGCTGCTGGACGCTGCCCGAGGGGCGCACCTCCTGGTCGTGGGCAACCGTGGTCACGGCGGGTTCGCCGGAGCCCTGCTCGGCTCGGTCGGGCAGCACTGCGTGCAGCATGCCTCCTGCCCGGTCGTCATCGTGCGTGGCCCCGGGGAAGGCAGCGGCGACTGA
- a CDS encoding GAF domain-containing protein, whose protein sequence is MKAVPAPSAGRIPVDRPSKADPPHVPRLQLDDLLDEPQTRLDVARGTRDRVHGLLEAVLSVGRELELGQVLRHIVEAAVALVDAEYGALGVIGEDQWLSQFVPVGLSEEQTRRIGPLPAGHGLLGELIRHPEPLRLAELSGHPASYGFPAHHPPMHSFLGVPIRVRDKVFGNLYLTEKRGGGEFDAEDEAVLATLAVAAGVAIDNARLYTQARLRERWLLATGELTNSLMSGHSQEEVLDLLVVRAGEIAGADLTVVALPLPGSHELEVRFAVGLAAEAHRRLVLPLEGSFAGAAVRSGGLVTSVDVSRDPRITAGPPRWEGLGPAVAVPIGTTEGGVRGVLMLARAAGRPVFESQECAPLPGFAGQAAVAMELAERRRDSEQVALLEERDRIARDLHDQAIQRLFATGMTLQGAVRLIEHPEAAERVLRAIDDLDDTVKTIRSTIFGLRTRQDGPAGSGLRADAVAAVQRAAATLGFVPALRMQGLIDLRVSPSLAEEVLAVLVEALSNVARHARARTVEVALAVEGELALTVTDDGVGLPDGGRRSGLDNLAERAARLGGTFRAEAAPTGGTRLEWRVPLPYLGEPGRNSG, encoded by the coding sequence ATGAAGGCAGTACCCGCCCCGAGCGCAGGGAGGATACCCGTGGACCGTCCGTCCAAGGCGGACCCTCCGCACGTGCCACGCCTTCAGCTCGACGACCTGCTGGACGAGCCGCAGACGAGGCTGGACGTGGCCCGGGGGACCAGGGACCGGGTGCACGGCCTGCTGGAGGCGGTGCTGTCGGTGGGCCGGGAGCTGGAGCTGGGCCAGGTGCTTCGGCACATCGTGGAGGCCGCGGTGGCGCTGGTGGATGCCGAGTACGGGGCGCTGGGAGTGATCGGCGAGGACCAGTGGCTGTCGCAGTTCGTCCCGGTGGGCCTGAGCGAGGAGCAGACCCGGCGGATCGGCCCGTTGCCGGCCGGGCACGGTCTCCTGGGCGAGCTGATCCGCCATCCCGAACCGCTGCGCCTGGCGGAGCTGTCCGGGCATCCGGCCTCCTACGGATTTCCGGCCCATCACCCGCCGATGCACAGTTTCCTCGGGGTGCCGATCCGGGTGCGCGACAAGGTCTTCGGCAACCTCTATCTCACCGAGAAGCGCGGCGGCGGGGAGTTCGACGCCGAGGACGAGGCGGTGCTGGCGACGCTGGCGGTGGCCGCCGGGGTGGCGATCGACAACGCCCGGCTGTACACCCAGGCGCGGTTGCGCGAGCGTTGGCTGCTGGCGACCGGCGAACTCACCAACAGTCTGATGTCGGGGCACTCCCAGGAGGAGGTGCTGGATCTGCTGGTCGTCCGAGCCGGTGAGATCGCCGGCGCCGATCTGACCGTGGTTGCTCTGCCGCTACCGGGCTCCCACGAGCTCGAGGTGCGGTTCGCCGTCGGCCTGGCGGCGGAGGCCCACCGCCGACTGGTCCTTCCATTGGAGGGCTCCTTCGCGGGGGCAGCGGTCCGCAGCGGGGGGCTGGTCACCAGCGTCGACGTGAGCAGGGACCCGAGGATCACGGCTGGTCCGCCGCGGTGGGAGGGCCTGGGCCCGGCGGTGGCCGTCCCGATCGGCACGACCGAGGGTGGTGTCCGCGGGGTGCTGATGCTGGCCAGGGCGGCGGGCCGGCCGGTGTTCGAGTCGCAGGAGTGTGCTCCGTTGCCGGGCTTCGCGGGGCAGGCGGCGGTGGCGATGGAGCTGGCCGAGCGGCGACGGGACTCCGAGCAGGTCGCCCTGCTGGAGGAGCGCGACCGTATCGCCCGGGACCTGCACGACCAGGCGATCCAGCGGCTCTTCGCGACCGGGATGACCCTGCAGGGCGCGGTGAGGCTCATCGAGCACCCGGAGGCCGCCGAGCGGGTGCTGCGGGCCATCGACGATCTGGACGACACGGTCAAGACCATCCGGTCGACCATCTTCGGACTGCGGACCAGGCAGGACGGCCCGGCCGGCAGTGGCCTGCGGGCCGACGCGGTGGCCGCGGTCCAACGGGCCGCCGCCACCCTGGGGTTCGTCCCGGCGCTGCGGATGCAGGGCTTGATCGACCTGCGGGTCTCTCCGTCGCTGGCCGAGGAGGTGCTGGCCGTTCTGGTGGAGGCGCTGTCGAACGTCGCCCGGCACGCGCGGGCCCGAACGGTGGAGGTGGCGTTGGCCGTGGAGGGTGAGTTGGCGCTGACCGTCACCGACGACGGGGTCGGCCTGCCGGACGGCGGGCGCCGCAGCGGCTTGGACAATCTCGCCGAGCGAGCGGCGAGGCTCGGCGGGACCTTCCGAGCCGAGGCGGCCCCGACCGGCGGGACACGCCTGGAATGGCGGGTGCCGCTGCCCTACCTCGGTGAGCCCGGCCGGAACTCAGGATGA
- a CDS encoding response regulator transcription factor, with the protein MDTSESCDPQSIRVFLLDDHEVVRRGVRDLLEAEPDIKVVGEAGTCAQALARGPAVRPQVAVLDIRLPDGDGISVCRELRSRMPELPCLMLTSFDDDDALLDAIMAGAAGYVLKDVKGADLVTAVRTVAAGQSMLDPATTAHLMASLRYHGDPQAGPGLADLTPREQEVLALIGKGETNRQIGQELYLAEKTVKNHISRILAKLGVERRIQAAVIATRLEQSDGSQGTRRPRTSS; encoded by the coding sequence ATGGACACAAGCGAAAGCTGCGACCCGCAGTCGATCCGCGTGTTCCTGCTCGACGACCACGAGGTGGTCCGGCGCGGCGTGCGGGACCTGCTGGAGGCAGAGCCGGACATCAAGGTGGTCGGCGAGGCCGGGACCTGCGCACAAGCGCTCGCCCGGGGGCCCGCGGTGCGGCCCCAGGTCGCCGTGCTGGACATCCGGCTTCCCGACGGCGACGGGATCAGTGTCTGCCGGGAGCTGCGCTCCCGGATGCCGGAGCTGCCCTGTCTGATGCTCACCTCCTTCGACGATGACGACGCGCTGCTGGACGCGATCATGGCTGGCGCCGCGGGGTACGTCCTCAAGGACGTCAAGGGCGCCGACCTGGTCACCGCGGTGCGGACCGTCGCCGCCGGGCAGTCGATGCTCGACCCGGCCACCACCGCCCACCTGATGGCGAGCCTGCGCTACCACGGCGATCCCCAAGCGGGTCCTGGGCTTGCCGACCTCACCCCCAGGGAGCAGGAGGTGCTGGCCCTGATCGGCAAGGGCGAGACCAACCGCCAGATCGGCCAGGAGCTCTACCTGGCCGAGAAGACCGTGAAGAACCACATCTCGCGCATCCTCGCCAAGCTGGGTGTCGAGCGCCGGATCCAGGCCGCGGTCATCGCCACCAGGCTTGAGCAGTCCGACGGTTCCCAGGGCACGCGCCGCCCTCGCACCTCATCCTGA
- a CDS encoding cytochrome b N-terminal domain-containing protein, which translates to MSDPATSRDVRPGGWTGAVRRYAVRTLPPEKLLPDTQPAYMASWIYVFGVLTVSALVVVVATGCLLALEGPGWWHVSGVGKYVNSLHLWGVELFMFFMVIHLWGKFFMAAWRGRRAMTWMTGAVCFLASVGAAFTGYLTQQNFDSQWISGQAKDGLNAVGIGAWFNVLDFGQMLMWHIVLLPLALGALTGLHVLLVRRRGIVPPIDAALPEPGAVQGRP; encoded by the coding sequence GTGAGCGACCCCGCGACGTCAAGGGACGTCCGCCCCGGCGGGTGGACCGGGGCGGTACGCCGGTACGCCGTCCGCACCCTCCCGCCGGAGAAGCTGCTGCCCGACACCCAGCCCGCGTACATGGCCTCGTGGATCTACGTCTTCGGCGTGCTCACCGTGTCGGCGCTGGTCGTGGTGGTCGCCACCGGATGCCTGCTCGCCCTGGAGGGCCCCGGCTGGTGGCACGTCTCCGGCGTCGGGAAGTACGTCAACAGTCTGCACCTGTGGGGTGTGGAGCTGTTCATGTTCTTCATGGTGATCCACCTGTGGGGCAAGTTCTTCATGGCCGCTTGGCGCGGTCGGCGGGCGATGACGTGGATGACCGGGGCGGTCTGCTTCCTCGCCTCGGTCGGCGCCGCCTTCACCGGCTATCTGACGCAGCAGAACTTCGACTCGCAGTGGATCTCCGGGCAGGCCAAGGACGGCCTCAACGCGGTCGGCATCGGTGCCTGGTTCAACGTCCTGGACTTCGGCCAGATGCTCATGTGGCACATCGTGCTGCTGCCCCTCGCCCTGGGCGCGCTGACCGGCCTGCACGTCCTGCTGGTCCGTCGCCGCGGGATCGTGCCGCCGATCGACGCCGCGCTCCCGGAACCGGGCGCCGTCCAGGGGCGGCCGTGA
- a CDS encoding universal stress protein: MSAEESAGSRIVVGVDGSPSSKAALRWAVDQAQRTGAVVDAVACWAYPTVYGWGMTGVDPELPDATGKMIAQAVAEVVGDDPPVEVRESVVLGNAAEVLLDRARRAELLVVGSRGHGGFSGALLGSVGQHCVQHAHCPVVVIRHAES, from the coding sequence ATGAGTGCAGAAGAGTCGGCAGGGAGTCGGATCGTGGTCGGAGTGGACGGTTCGCCGTCCTCGAAGGCCGCGCTGCGCTGGGCGGTCGATCAGGCCCAGCGGACCGGTGCCGTGGTGGACGCGGTCGCCTGCTGGGCGTACCCGACGGTGTACGGCTGGGGAATGACCGGGGTGGATCCCGAACTTCCCGACGCCACCGGGAAGATGATCGCCCAGGCAGTGGCCGAGGTAGTCGGTGACGACCCGCCGGTGGAGGTCCGCGAGAGCGTCGTGCTCGGCAACGCCGCAGAGGTACTGCTGGACAGGGCTCGGCGGGCCGAACTCCTGGTGGTCGGCAGCCGGGGCCACGGCGGCTTCTCCGGCGCCCTGCTCGGCTCGGTGGGCCAGCACTGCGTGCAGCACGCACACTGCCCGGTCGTCGTGATCCGCCACGCCGAGAGCTGA
- a CDS encoding universal stress protein, translating into MRGPARRQHATTPAGADLLVLGRRIRRHGTPRIGPAAHALVHHIQCPIAVVPHV; encoded by the coding sequence ATGCGTGGACCAGCGCGCCGGCAGCACGCGACGACCCCGGCCGGAGCCGACCTGCTCGTCCTCGGACGCCGGATCCGCCGACACGGCACCCCACGCATCGGACCCGCCGCGCACGCCCTGGTGCACCACATCCAGTGTCCGATCGCGGTGGTTCCCCATGTGTGA
- a CDS encoding site-2 protease family protein — protein sequence MKGTVPLGRILGVPLRIHWSAPLLVLLLADSLSSSTLPAWAPGRSATVYTTAGLLGALLLMASLLAHEAAHAVTARRAGIEVEDVTVWGLGGVTRMGRARTPRVDLAVSVIGPLTSLALGGVAIAAGLATQHALHWAIPSAVLLWTGWANLLLGAFNLLPAAPLDGGRVLQAVIWWRRGDREQAQRVAGRTGQVAGTLMAVAGWVELTHGASAGLWLMLVGFFVSMSAVAEVRRATLESALRGVLVAQAMSSPVVTGADWLTVDRFLVEVATRGRHSAIPLLDLDGHPSGIVELRRLATVPPARRGELRAREVAIPLARCAQAAPDDSLLDALERPGVTMPLRILVLDAGRLVGIVTGHDVSRIAQRSVPATHPIRGRPTG from the coding sequence ATGAAGGGCACCGTACCCCTGGGACGGATCCTCGGCGTGCCGCTTCGCATCCACTGGAGCGCGCCCCTGCTGGTCCTTCTCCTGGCCGACAGCCTCAGCAGCAGCACTCTCCCCGCCTGGGCGCCGGGGCGCTCCGCCACCGTCTACACCACGGCCGGCCTCCTCGGTGCGCTGCTGCTGATGGCGAGCCTGCTCGCGCACGAGGCGGCGCACGCGGTCACCGCGCGACGGGCCGGAATCGAGGTCGAGGACGTGACGGTCTGGGGGCTGGGTGGGGTCACCCGGATGGGTCGCGCCCGGACTCCCCGGGTCGACCTCGCCGTCTCGGTGATCGGGCCCCTGACCAGCTTGGCGCTCGGCGGAGTCGCGATCGCCGCCGGTCTTGCGACGCAGCATGCGCTCCACTGGGCGATTCCCTCGGCTGTGCTGCTCTGGACCGGCTGGGCCAACCTGCTGCTCGGCGCGTTCAACCTGCTGCCCGCCGCACCTCTGGACGGCGGACGGGTCCTCCAAGCAGTGATCTGGTGGCGCCGGGGCGACCGCGAGCAGGCGCAGCGGGTCGCCGGCCGCACCGGCCAGGTCGCTGGAACGCTGATGGCCGTGGCCGGCTGGGTCGAGCTGACCCACGGCGCGAGTGCCGGCCTGTGGCTGATGCTCGTCGGCTTCTTCGTCTCGATGTCCGCTGTGGCCGAGGTCCGCCGCGCCACGCTGGAGAGCGCGCTGCGCGGAGTCCTGGTGGCCCAGGCGATGTCCTCACCCGTCGTCACCGGGGCCGACTGGTTGACCGTGGACCGATTCCTCGTCGAGGTCGCGACGAGGGGCCGCCACTCGGCGATCCCCCTGCTCGACCTCGACGGACACCCGAGCGGCATCGTCGAGCTGCGCCGACTCGCGACGGTCCCGCCCGCGCGGAGGGGCGAACTACGGGCGCGCGAGGTGGCCATCCCTCTCGCGCGCTGCGCACAGGCCGCGCCCGACGACAGCCTCCTCGACGCACTGGAGCGACCGGGTGTGACGATGCCGCTGCGGATCCTGGTGCTCGACGCCGGAAGACTGGTCGGCATCGTCACCGGCCACGACGTCTCCCGGATCGCGCAGCGGAGCGTGCCCGCGACGCATCCCATAAGGGGCCGCCCGACCGGCTGA
- a CDS encoding ML domain-containing protein gives MASYQVNDPSGTNLMEVINDVLTPDPPVKGADLRIAISGKLRKVPASGAKVDTLLKYGMIAIAKQSDDWAQLFAGSTAPTAPGPVTFAVTLPCPSDSPSGKYAYSLTATSGDDVIVDLTGAFLLS, from the coding sequence ATGGCTAGTTACCAGGTCAACGACCCTTCAGGCACCAACCTCATGGAGGTCATCAACGATGTCCTGACGCCCGACCCTCCGGTGAAGGGCGCTGACCTGCGCATCGCCATCTCCGGGAAGCTGCGCAAGGTCCCCGCCAGCGGTGCGAAGGTCGACACCCTGCTGAAGTACGGCATGATCGCCATTGCTAAGCAGAGCGACGACTGGGCCCAACTCTTCGCCGGCAGCACCGCCCCGACTGCGCCTGGCCCGGTCACGTTCGCCGTCACCCTCCCATGTCCCAGTGACTCACCCAGCGGCAAGTACGCCTACTCCCTCACCGCCACTTCGGGGGACGACGTCATCGTGGACCTCACCGGAGCCTTCTTGCTCAGCTGA
- a CDS encoding acetate--CoA ligase family protein, whose translation MPVSFSAAADRAPRAGRGTAGRAGLARPALMAVQDLLARLSRLADDLPHLAEADLNPIIATPDGLLCVDARVRLEPRHPLDPCLRRLRQPAAG comes from the coding sequence TTGCCTGTTTCATTCTCGGCAGCGGCCGACCGGGCCCCCAGGGCCGGAAGGGGTACAGCCGGTCGGGCCGGACTGGCCCGACCGGCCCTGATGGCCGTCCAGGACCTGCTCGCCCGACTCTCCCGGCTGGCCGACGACCTCCCCCATCTCGCCGAGGCCGACCTCAACCCGATCATCGCCACCCCCGACGGACTGCTCTGCGTGGACGCGAGGGTGCGGCTGGAGCCCCGGCACCCGCTCGACCCCTGCCTGCGTCGACTGCGCCAACCGGCAGCAGGCTGA
- a CDS encoding aquaporin — translation MSDDGARAAPEVVSRIRQVRARRAAAAEAVKGGWPEWERLTAEAVGTFFLVLVAAGAGVVAAVSRGEVSPAAQAVAPGAMVLALIYALGETSGAHLNPAVSVAFAARGDFPWRRVPGYVLAQTVGAFAAAGLLRALFGTVGRLGATVPGPGVGDGTALVLEIVLTLGLVTVILGTASGARNIGHNAAIAVGGYVVLAGLWAGPASGGSMNPARSLGPAVVSGSAGQVWIYLVGPLIGAVLAVPLAWILRGPHSAAAVLAAQGQRARLVKERTDIGPTGNAVAEPSAVCPECGRPLD, via the coding sequence ATGAGCGACGACGGTGCGCGAGCGGCGCCCGAAGTGGTCTCCAGGATTCGACAGGTGCGGGCCCGCCGAGCCGCGGCGGCCGAGGCGGTCAAGGGCGGCTGGCCGGAGTGGGAGCGCCTGACCGCCGAGGCCGTCGGCACCTTCTTCCTGGTCCTGGTGGCCGCAGGTGCGGGCGTGGTCGCTGCGGTGTCCAGGGGGGAGGTGAGCCCGGCCGCGCAGGCTGTCGCGCCGGGTGCCATGGTGCTCGCGCTGATCTACGCACTGGGGGAGACGTCGGGTGCCCACCTCAATCCTGCGGTGTCGGTGGCCTTCGCGGCCCGCGGGGACTTCCCCTGGCGCCGGGTGCCGGGATACGTCCTCGCCCAGACGGTCGGGGCGTTCGCCGCGGCGGGCCTACTGCGCGCGCTGTTCGGCACGGTGGGCCGACTGGGGGCCACCGTGCCCGGTCCGGGGGTGGGGGACGGCACCGCGCTGGTCCTGGAAATCGTGCTCACCCTGGGTCTGGTGACGGTGATCCTGGGAACAGCGTCCGGGGCCCGCAACATCGGTCACAACGCCGCCATCGCGGTCGGCGGCTACGTCGTGCTGGCCGGGCTCTGGGCCGGTCCCGCCAGCGGCGGATCGATGAACCCCGCGCGCAGCCTCGGCCCCGCCGTCGTCAGCGGCAGCGCCGGCCAGGTGTGGATCTACCTGGTGGGGCCGCTGATAGGTGCGGTGCTCGCCGTTCCGCTCGCTTGGATCCTGCGCGGGCCGCACTCGGCGGCGGCTGTCCTGGCGGCCCAGGGCCAGCGGGCTCGTCTCGTGAAGGAACGGACCGACATCGGCCCCACCGGCAATGCAGTAGCCGAGCCGTCGGCCGTCTGCCCCGAGTGCGGTAGGCCGCTCGACTGA
- a CDS encoding universal stress protein produces the protein MQSQRRSAAVVGVDPEHPSRMVLAWAADEAHRRDLPLRLVLVCRPPTPVSARPLLWAEADEEARLIHAAGEWALGEAARFAGERQPGLVVDVVLAEGEPAEVLRLEEQGAALLVLGSQHLPAVRELFTAGSVAVSLIAHASCPVVVVRDPEHVTRQPPYLVVGVDGSPVSQAAVDYAFAAASRRGAGLRVIYGLHTGRPDRLDEHQAEQEARRVVAEATAGRAQVYPDVDVTHDVVRGHPVAVLSEASEHALALVVGTRGRGGFTGMLLGSVSQGVLHHARCPVVVVPGPSGDRDRRDGGGAP, from the coding sequence ATGCAGTCGCAGAGGCGCTCAGCCGCGGTCGTCGGAGTCGACCCCGAGCACCCCAGCCGCATGGTGCTCGCCTGGGCGGCCGACGAGGCCCACCGCCGCGACCTGCCGCTGCGCCTGGTGCTGGTCTGTCGACCGCCGACACCCGTGAGCGCGCGGCCGCTGCTCTGGGCCGAAGCGGACGAGGAGGCCAGGCTGATCCATGCGGCGGGGGAGTGGGCCCTCGGGGAGGCGGCACGCTTCGCCGGTGAACGGCAGCCAGGGCTGGTGGTGGACGTTGTGCTGGCGGAGGGTGAGCCGGCTGAGGTCCTGCGCTTGGAGGAGCAGGGGGCGGCGCTGCTCGTCCTGGGCTCGCAGCACCTCCCGGCAGTGCGGGAGCTGTTCACCGCCGGTTCGGTGGCCGTCTCGCTGATCGCGCACGCGAGCTGCCCGGTGGTGGTGGTCCGGGACCCCGAGCACGTGACCCGGCAGCCCCCCTACCTGGTGGTCGGAGTGGACGGCAGCCCGGTGTCGCAGGCCGCGGTGGACTACGCCTTCGCGGCCGCCTCCAGGCGTGGCGCGGGACTGCGGGTGATCTACGGACTCCACACCGGACGCCCCGACCGGCTCGACGAGCACCAGGCCGAGCAGGAGGCCCGCCGAGTGGTCGCCGAGGCCACGGCCGGGCGCGCCCAGGTGTACCCCGATGTCGACGTGACGCACGACGTGGTGCGCGGTCACCCGGTGGCCGTCCTGTCCGAGGCATCCGAGCACGCCTTGGCCCTGGTGGTCGGAACACGCGGACGCGGCGGCTTCACCGGCATGCTGCTGGGCTCCGTCAGCCAGGGCGTGCTGCACCACGCGCGCTGCCCGGTCGTCGTCGTGCCCGGACCGTCGGGTGACCGCGACCGGCGGGACGGCGGCGGCGCCCCCTGA